TTGGAAGGATGAGACTGGACTGAATTAGGCAATACAGGATAAGCTTGTTTGGTGCACATTGGATTGGACTGGAATAAACAACTCTGTATTGCATTTGACAACCATAAAACAAGACAGATCAACACTATATAAGGACGATAATACTCTCATGCTTTCtcatatgaataaataaaaaaataataatataattatttttaattgttttcaatttatagaattaattctgttataaaataatactatattatgttatttaattcttatttgtttaataataaaatacttaattaaaatataattaattaattaattaaatacagTAATAAATATCCAATGCATGATTGTACAAACCAGGCTTATAATTAGACTGGCTAGGTCATTGATCCAATTACAACTAGTCAACCGAGTCAAATCCAACCATGACTTCAGGTCAAAAAgtttactttgaaaaacaaaaaattgcttACAGTAGAATTCAAACCTTGGACCTATTTTCTAAATGattcaatttagttttaatattagaaaGTTGAAGTTACAATAACTAATCCATTGAATCAGCTAACTAACTTAGCATGTTGACCCATGAGTTGATGATCTGGGATTTTAGCTAGGTGGCTGTGTTAGGTctaacaatgatcacaaaaaaGTAATTATGTTTCATAAATAACTCTGTACATAATTAAAAAGtagtcttttatttattaatatatttgagtattttcacaaataaagtttttattttattttatttattttgaaattataaatctaagtattttattttttaaataattgaagtaaataaattttattattgttgaaataattaatttcttttattttatttttcatatataattaaattttcattaattttatttattttaataaaaagttatatGCAAAAGTCCAAAGCTAAAAAATGCAATGATATTTTCCAATTTCAGAGAAATAAGTATGGGTAGCATACAAAGAATGCTTTGATAAGTTTGTCCCAGGGGACACAACACAAGCTTATCCTTGGGGggtgttcaagaaaaaaaaaattatgagacaAGATTGAAACCACCTCTTTTCCTGTTTCATGTGTACACCAAATAGCTTCATTGGACAATTTGTGTTGTTATAATGTCCCGTGTACCAAACATATCCTTATGGATTTAagacttattattttatttagtttgatgCATCTAAATAAACATCTAGATATTCAGTTATAAGTTCAttgaattattgaataaaaataaaacctttttcAAGATTGTGTCTCTTGTTTGATGGTCTTCCTGGTGGTTTCACACCAATTTATGAATAAAACTTCCAACTACATACTTTTGAAAGCGTGATGCAATCTCTCTTAGGTGTAATAACTCCTAAGAACTTTAAGTACGAAGCTTAGTATTTCCTCCCAAGTGTGACTTCTAGAAAAACTTTCCATCTTTCTACAGTTTTGCAGCAAACAAACCCCCATATCCTCACCATCAAACAGCCTCCATTGGAACTCCTAAACATCCACCCGTTCATACCCAATCAAACCTATAACCATTAGCCACCAAAAGATCAATTCAAACCCTAAAGTCCCTATTAGGGTTACTGTTTACTGTCTCAATAAAACAGTACCAGAACAAAACCCCTAAGCTGCCGTGCAATAGTTATGTTAGATGATAAAATCAGCCCTTGGAAGCAAAAGATAACTGAACAATAAGAGAGATACATTAAAaggaaaatctcaaaatatacCTCAGAATCCAGTCCTAAGGAATTCCTTCGAATAACATCCTTCAAATGAGCCCTCTCCAAAGCCTCCCAAAGATCAGCATCATTGTGTTCACTGAAAGGATCAAGATTAAACCTGACAGTtcctaaacaaaagaaaagtagGGCAGTCAACTAAGTATAATTCATCATAATAATGgttcaaacttcaaaataaaattttagacaGTGTACCTGAAAAAAGAACAGGTGACTGTGGTATGATACCAAGTACTTTGCGTAGATCCATTAATCCAAACTTTGCAATATCACAATCATCAATCAAAATCCTTCCTCTTTCCAGCTCTACAATTCGAAATAAAGCATTGAGCATGCTGGACTTTCCAGCACCAGTCCTTCCAACAATCCCAACCTTGTCACTAGGAAAAATAGTGAAGGACAACCCATGCAAGACTGGTGGAAGTTCAGGCCTGTAACGTAAGACAACATCTTCAAACTTGATTGCTCCTGATGAAGGCCATCCAGGAGGGGGACGATTGCTCTCAATAACAAGTGGAGCCTCTGATGGCAACTCTATATATGTGCCAACCCGTTCCACAGAATTTAAGCTATTCTCGGCCAAACTAGCAAGTCTCAGTACAGCAGTCAATAAACTAGTGATGTTTAAAGCATAACTGAGAAGTAGACCCATTGTAGATGCAAAAGCCTGCTGGTTATCTGCCCTCCCATTCTGCATAACCGCAAAGGTCGCTGTAAACCAAATCATAATGCCCCCTAATGTTTCCAACCGGATTGCCAGCCAGCGGTTTGCACCCATGTTGACAAGGGTGTATCTGACATTGTTGTCCattgattttccatttattcTGGCCATCCGATCATAAGCTTTGTATGCACGAATAGTTGACAGGCCATTCAGAGCTTCTCCAAATTGTGCATAAACAGGTGATCTAGTTATGGAATCCAGTCGCTTTACTTCACGGGCTGTGCTCTGTAGAACAAAATGGTTCTTAGATAGAACTAtgcatttagaaataaaaatgcatCCAAGGATAGAAATTATTTATCTTCCAAAAAGTAACTGAAGCATTATAATATGTTCTTTATCCTAGATATACTGCAGCAAGAATTCATGATAGCAATAGTAAGagaacaaaaatgataaaagctATTTAGGAGCAAAGCATTGCATCAAACTCCTGCTAGATACAGAACTACTCGTCAATCTACAAGATATTCTGATATTCTTTGATTTCAACAAACATGACATGATACAAACTTTATGCTGTAAACTTCCAAGTACCTTAACAGTGTCCATGacaataaatgatgaaatctCGAAATCAAAATGCTGATGAATGGTATGATATgacagataaaataaaaaaattattgcaattgCTAGAATTCAGATGAATGAAGGACATGATGATAAAAAGCTGGCTAGATTGAGTTTTTTGCATAATAGCAGCAGCAAAAGTAGTCTGATTCACATTGAACagacaaggaaagaaagaaaacataaactAACCTGCATGAGGGAACTGAGAATAAACATTGGGGCCAATATCATAGAGCAAACTAACAAAATCTTGTCCTTAGTTCTACAACCAATCCAAATTGATGCGAAAGTATGATGGAGTGGCTGTCATATTTAGAAAAGAATTTTCATGGAACCCAAGGTTagtttaatttcatcaatcaagaGTTGTTTTTGGTCAAGGAACACATGTCCATGGTTGATTTCTTGTTAGGGATTAAAGTTTGAATCAAGTATAATTTATGCAAAACAGGGGGCTTTCATACTTATCAGACTTTGTGGAGAATCGAGTCTTATTTTGGAGCTTAGCATCTGGCTTTAAGAAATTACTCCTAATTGTAGGGGAAGAATTGTTAATTCTGCATCTTTCTGCAAATTTCAAGATTTGGCAGAAGGTCTAGTTGCTCACAAGCTTTTCCATTACGGTTTCCtttcggttttggttttctACAAACCTGATGActtattctcttttccattaGTGTTGTTTTCTATTCCCACCCTATGTCACCTAATCATATTTTGGAGCATGGTTTCTTAGTCTTTActctttaattaataattattttatttactttcctAGTTAATTCAAGAATAGTTTTGAAGTAGTATTTATAAATCTCAGTCCTAGTCTATTTAGGAGTTCTAATTTTCAATAAGAATGTAAATGTCATAACGGGACATTATTTCATAGGCTTGGTGCCCAAGGCTTTCCCTTGTTTCTCTACTTCATCCTTGCTTTAATATTTGCTGCCACGGTTCTCAGATTATTATCAACAGGCTTAATCTAACCCAAATCCTTAGATTCCTTGGACTTCAATCCAAAAACCTAATTCCCATCAACAGAACTACGATTCTACAATCTTCAAAGCTATCCATCATTATAATTCTGTCAAGTCTGGAATACAAACAGTACATAAGTGTGCATTCTGTCTGTGTGTGTGGGCATACACACACACTTTTTTGTTAAATGTCAATGGTATTCAACAAAGGTGGTCAACTATCATTTCACTACAGTTCAATATATATTTGCATTTATTAAAGATGGAAATGGATGGAAATGATCTGATCATACTTGCTTTGAGTTACTAATTTGCTGATGGAACTAGTGTCTGCTCTAATACTAGCATGaggtaaaaatatttaacagaAAAGATTAGCATGAGGTAAatacaaaatgaaagaaattactAAACAGGAAAAGATAAAATGTCAGAAGAGAGGAACATTTTAGAAACAAGTATTAAAAAGAGGAATAAAAGAGGAATGCAAGAATAAAAGGTTCGGGGTACCTGGTAATAAAGGTAGGCTCCATAGAACAAAACCAAAAGTGGCATTATGGCCCATAAAGACATGGTGCTAACAATTCCAATGAGAACAAATGTAGAAAGAAGCTGTGATATTTGGCCCATGAACATATTTACAAATATGGCAACATTTCGATCAATATCACCTAGATCCTTGGCAAACCTATTGATAATACGTCCAAGTGGATTGGTGTGGAAGAAGACCATTGGAGCTCTTAGTATGGAATTAAGCATCGCATCATGCAGTCTCTTGGCGGCATAGAGACTTGATGTAATCAACcaatatgaatttaataatgTCACCGACACCtggatataaaagaaaaaaagatttaaaattaagttgGCACAGGATAGAAGATACAAGATTTTGAAACTATTCctttaaaacaaaaggatgGTGAAGATGTTTCTGCATTTTTGGAAAAGCAGGAAACAAAGCAACTGATTGATACCTGACCAATTGATAGAATGGAATAAATTAGATTATAGTAGAGAGGCCCATGTCTCTTTGAAGTGCCTTGATCTGTCCAATTGCTCAACCATGTACTACTTGAAACACGTAAAACTTCTGTCATTAAATAGCATATAAAGAGTACCATCACCACCCATGCACCTCCTAATGCATTCTTGTACCTggtatgaagtaatcacaataCTCGTTAGAATATTATGGAAGAAACAAAGGTAAGAACCTATCACTGACAATTAATAAATGATTCAGCACACGTCATGCAGGAATCAATAAAAAGCCATTCTTGGAAAAGGAAATACTTGAATCTCCTCCTTGTGCAATTTAGGTGTGGTACCTGCCGTAGTGTTTAGCAAAGATAAAACTAGGGTTCTCAAGATGTAAAATTACAAACTTAACTGTAGAGAAATCTAGAGAAAATTCTAtagtattttattgaatttgaataatagtctttatctttataaaataaactaaacatcTCTATTTATATTAGTACTAAAATCCTTTATTGAAAAGGATTGCTAAATAAAACTTACATAATTAATAGGAATCCATGTAGCATTAgaatttctaaataataaaatattaattaaattaaaagttctaAGTTtagtaaaaatcaaataattaagatCCAAAATTAAACAGGAAAATAGTATCTTCATGTTTCATATGAGATGCTTTTGGGTTTCTTTGCAGACTTCTTTTTAGGCTTGCCGGCCTTGTCAATCTAGTTCATACACTTCTTCGATAATTGTTCTACGTCAATAATCAccacttgagaaaaaaatttccTCAAGTTATCTGTCAGAAATTAAACTCTTCCATTCTAAAGGAACAAATACTTTGACTATAATATTGTAGCTAACATATTCATGAAGTAGCATGTCTTTGACCtttgaacttcaaaatttaatttatgacgtgtataataagaaaaaatccattttgatgttatatttttttttcctatgaaaTCCACTTATAGTTCATTCCCACATTTTGCTTCTTCAAACATGAGTTCAACATCATATATGTCCTCCAATATTTCAACTGTTGTATTTAAAGGaacaccaaaataattttccatAATATCTCTAGAAGACTTGTCAGAAATTATTGGGTCCTTCATGTCCTAGTTTGCAAGATCTTCATCATATAAATCTTCTTCATCAGGTCCGCATAAGACAACCTCATCATCAAAAGATTCTTGCTCATGCTGACATTCAACTCTCAGGTTGTGGTTGtttgttttgatatgaaaatGTCTCATGGTCTCCATCAAGTTCATCTTCACTAACACCCTTCACATAGACAAATAGCTGTCTAAGAGGAATTTCAAGAATAGATCCAAGGTCAGGTTGACCCCAATAAAAGTCTCCAAGCACGTTCATCAACCAATATTGATCTTCTTTATCATATGACCTTACTGACTACAAGGATTTGCATGAACTGGTTTAATGAAAGGTTGGTTGAGAAAGTCATCCCAGGCGTGTGCCTCTCTTCTTCCCCGGTTCATGTTTGTGTGCAGCCCTAATGATGCAAATAAGGAGACGGAGAAGGCGGCCTTTAATTCACGAAGTCTACTAGGCAAAGGAGACGTGTAGGATAAAGAGAAGTTGTTATAAGTTTATTAGCTGTCATTATTTTATTCTAGTTAGCTGTTAGTTTCCTAGTCAAATTAGTATATGGTTTTAGTTACTTATTGGATTGTAATTCCTTAGTTGTAGGGTATTTAAAGGGAGAACATAACAAACAATAAAGATCAATTTGGCAAAGAGATTTTGTGTTGCTAGTGACTAATTGTTCTTATTAGATTCAACGAGAGGTAGAACCAGAAAGCTTTACATCAATTTGGCATCAGAGTTTTTCATGACTGTAACCTGGAATGGTTACTCATATACTATGTCAAACAACCACATTCCTAGCAACTCCCTTCATGAACATACCGAATTACAACTTTCTAACTGAATGGATGCTATGGATGAACGTCAACCTCGAGACGGGGTAACATCTCCCAATAGGAGGGGCCGTGGCCAACTCCATGAGGAATCATTGGATGAAAATCACAGGATTGATGGGGAAGACTTGGAAACTAAATTCATCATAGATTTCGAACCTCATCACCATCGGGTTCAACAGCACAGAGGTATTTCCGCGTAACCGTGACAGGCGAGGACTGGAGAATCAACCCATCGACGAACTCACTAAGATAATGAAGGTGGATGTACCTCACTTCTTTGGAAAAATGGAACCGCATGCTTTTGAAGATTGGTTAATAGCAATTGAGGATTATTTTGACTGGTTCGCCGTCTCAGAAGATTGAAAGGTTCGATATGTTAGAATGAAATTGAAGGGGCATGCACGAACTTGGTGGGGAAGTGTGGAAGAATAGCTAAGGTGCACCCGGCGTCCATCAATTTCAAACTAGGAAGAGATGAAAGAACGACTGAAGGAAAAATACCTGCCCATTGATTATGAACAAATGATGTTTTAAGAAATGCTACAACTGAGGCAAGGGTCCTTAACAGTGGACCAATACACATACCGCTTCCATGAATTGACCGTCCATGGTTGAATTGTGGAGATTGACCACCAAACATTAGCTGGATACCACAATGGATTATGTGAACTATACAAGAAAATGTTAATTGCACGATTAATTGATGTGGACGAAGCATACCAACTGGCATTGGGTGTGGAAAAATAGTTAGGGAACGTGAGTGGGAAGAAAACCACGCCAATAGACTTAAAGTCAGGGCGTACGACAAGCTTTTCCATACAAAAACCACAAGTACCACATGAAAAACTAGGGGGCTCGTTGTTAGGAGAACaaaaaggcaaaacaaaagttacaaGTGATGGCCCACAATGTTACAAATGCAAGGGGTTTGGACACTATGTTGTGGTGCCCCACTAGAGATAAGAAGATTTCTTTTATATGTGAAAAGGAATTGACAATAATGAATAAAGCAAAGGAAGGAGAAACGACAGAGTCTACACATGAGGAGGAACACCTGGGCGCCTCAGAGCTGCCAAGTTGTGTTATTCACCGAGTATATTACTGCCAATGAGGAACACTTGCGCCTCAGAGTCTACGTCGTGGGGGATATTACAAATTTTTAGTCCAATGGAAGCATCGATCCACTTCAGATTCAGCTTGGATCAAAGGTACTGAGCTTCAGCGACTGCATCCAGACTTATTTACTGCATATGTTAATTATAACTTGCCGGAGTCAAGTTCTTCAAAGGAGACAACAATTGATGCAAATCAGGAGATAGAGGAAGGAGTTCACGAAGTCTAGGCAAAGGAGATGCAAGGGATAAAGAGAAGTTGTTATAAGTTTATTAGCtgtagttattttattgtaGTTAGCTGTTAGTTTTCTAGACAAATTAGTATTTGGTTTTAGTTACTTATTGGATTGTAATTCCTTAGTTGGAGGGTATTTAACGGGAGAACAGAACGGACAATAAAGATCATTATTTTTTggcaattatttttgttaaatataaattggAGCGAATCCTTTGCGAAGAGATTCTGTGTTGCTAGTTACTGAATGTTCTTATTAGATTGAACGAGAGGTTGAACCAAGAAGCTTTACATCACTTAGTGCCTCAAGCCTAGATGTAAGGTCATCAAATCTGGCATTGAGGTTGTCAAACCCAATTTGCATTCACCCCTCTAAGACTTATCGCTACTGAATGGCAATTTAGCTAATCTCAAACAGCTTGTATCCTTTGATCACCATCATGGAGATGGTTGCCACCATCTATTCCACGATTCTCTTCACAATTCACCATCAATCCAGATGTTGACCCACTCTTATACCACCTAATGCAGTGTATAGCGAAAATAAAACTAAGGTTCTCAAGCCCTAAGGTTACAGACCTAACTATAGAGAAATCTAGAGAAAATTCTCtggtattttattgaatttgaataatAGTCTTCATCtccataaaataaactatacaTATCTATTTATATTAGTACTAAAATCATTTATAGGAAACGATTCCTAATTAAAACTTACATAATTAATAGAATTCATCTAGCATTAGGATTCCTAAATAGTAAAatgctaattaaattaaaagtcttAAGTTAAGTaggaaacaaataattaaaatctaaaattaactaagaaaataattaaaacaagaaaatagtaACTTCATGTTTCATACGAGATGCTTCCAAGTTTCTTTGTGGACTTCTTTCGTCCATTTTAACTAGGATAATTGTTCTACATTGGTACCTGAATTCACCCTTCATTTTGTCCATTTTATCTGAACATTTAGAGCCTAGAACCTTTCTGTTTTACAAGGctgattttcattttagttgCTCTTCCTTTACAGTATCTCCTCCTGAGCTCCACTGATCAGCATATCAATATGCTGATATAACATCATAAAGATTCCACCAAGGGAAATATTGAGAGCAGTTCTATAATCAAAACACTGTAACCAATATCTCACCTCAAAGATGCCTTGCCATTGCATGCTCATTCATATAAGGAACTAccatttaatatttcatttcaacatCTAAACCATGTTGAGTAAACAAATCTATTACCTTACACTATGATTTCGCAATCCTCAACACATCAGAGGATCAGAATGAGAGGCAGCAGCATGCCAATAGGAATAACCAAGAAACAAACAAGCAGTGCAGtatcttttttctatatttttcctCAAGCAAGAGAAATTTGATTTAACAATGAAATCATATTTACAGCTGtcaattgttaaaataaactaaatgaaGAACATGTCAGTAAAGTGCCCATCACCACTAGTGGCAAAGGTAATCTTTTTTGTTACAGCAGTTAGATTTTCTAGTGAATGAGAATAAATATGAGTATGGCACACTATACATATTATCCATGGGctatttataaatatctatGTACATATTTATAGATGATCACATAATaatgtttttggaaaaataacatcaaaagaGTCATGAAAAGAATGAAAAGTAGGTGAATGCAATGATGTATGCTAATTATTATCCATATTGTTGTGTGATTTGcaaataagaaacaaaacaactatcaataacatattaaacttgtatttaaagtacaaaataaatatatttgacagCATTTAATGAACTttcttttcaacttaaaattatGAGGGGCACCCAATGCAGCTTTGTTTGGAACTGTATGAAAATTGTggaaaatttcaaggattaaATGAGGAAAGTGCAAGCATTTAAGGGGAGCTAATCCCTTCTCTAACATGCAGCTTGGCCCCTTCACCTTCCAAAATTCCAATTTCTAGCATATGTAATAtattgatacaattttttttcttcaccttCTTTCTTTTAGAGAAGCAATGATTTATTGCacgcaaaaaagaaaagaacaaacgACTCCAGCAAGGTCAAACACTAGAAAGGTGATGAAGCCCTTTTTAGAGACAGGAGATAGGGAATATGAATAAGATTGAAATAGAATTATCTTCAACTAGCTATCCAAATTGAGGTACTTAAGGGCATGAAAGAGGTATGGGATCGAGAATCTCTAACTAGCATGACTTATTGTTCTGGTAGTTATGATGGGAGGATTCACCAAAAGTACATTGCATGCCTTCCAATAAatatcattcaaataaaaacgaAAATTGCAGTTTCACAAAACACAATATTGAAGCACCAGATTTTAGTCTGTATTTTATTACCTTGTCAGCACTTTCAAATTGACAACACCTGTTTCCCGTTCTTCCTGCTTGATAAGAACAGATTTGCCTTCTTTTGGTTTCTTTGTACCACTTACATTCCTTGGCAAGTTATTCATTACCCCATTAGCAACCTGATTTGAAGAGGTTTTATTAtcaacaatttcattattttcctGTTCTTCATATTCTTCCATTTTCCCTGCATTTTCCATCAGCTTCTGGAACAGCATTCCATTATTAGAGAGGTCCTCAAAGGTGCCCTCCTCTTTGACCGTTCCCTCATGAACTAGGATGATTCTATCAacttgagaaagaaaatgaagttggTTTGTGACCAGAATTCTCGTTTTCCTGCTTAATTCTCCCTTGATGCATTTATCAAAAACCTGGAGATAATAGGTAGTTGCACATAGATCACCTTTGCTAgaataaaataaggaaattgCTATgcatactaaaaaataacactGAAATTCCGACAGTGTGGCAAGTGTAGGTGGTGAACTGTAGGTcccataaataataaataattgattaagcATTAAAAGAGTAATTGCTGCATcagattgtataaaaaaatttgtatgttTGTCCGTATGCATACCAATGctctagaaataaaaataaacttatatgaTCAAATTTTAAGAACATATGCAGCAAGTGTTACTAAGACACAAGGACATCCCAAAAAGATGAAAGCAGGTAtatttcttttcctacaagatGCACACTGGCAATTTCTCAGGTTGAACCCTGGATACCTCCGCAGTGCAATGAGAGTCTACCAGCCCGCACTCCAGCAACACAGCAGGTTATAAATGagaatcaaatataataaactCACATCTAAGTGAAAGGAATTTGTAAGAGCTTCGAGACATTAGGAAAGCATAAATTATCCATTGGTGTGAACATGAGACCAATCAAAACCCCACCCCAAATACAGTGTTCACTTCCCCACAACATTAGACGCTAGAATAGTAGAATCCTACTTCAGCAGGATCTCCTTGGCAATAGAGTTGTCTTTTCCATTCCCTATTTCTCTAATAAATTTGCAAAGACTTGTCCGTCCACGTGGATATGCACGTGGAAATCATAACCCCACCCCAATACAACATTCTCTTCCCAACAATGTTAGAAATTAGAATCCTGCTTCAGCAGGATCATTCCTTGCAATAGATATTTTTCTTTGGTCCCAATCTCTACTATGTTTGCAAGGAATATTCACATGGACATATGCATGtgcaaaaatttatttcattcctAAAATTTAGAAGAAGTCAAGCCTATCCTACCAATTGACCCTGCATGGATATCAGAGACCCATATTTAATTCTCATCAATATTAGTGAAAAGTATTAACCCATGTATGCAGTGTCTCGGGACCATAAGTCACATCATATTTTCCATTAGGAGCAACCATGAAAAGAGAGCAGCGTCATTTCTAAATAATGAGCTTACCTGTCGGCCTACATGGGCATCCAGAGCACTTAAGGGatcatcaaaaatataaacatcTGAATTGGAATATACAGCCCGAGCCATGGAAACTCTTTGCTTTTGCCCACCACTGATATTCACACCTCTTTCACCAATCTCGGTAAGATCACCACCCTAGTAATCAAACAGgtgagaaaaataaacaatgcatAATGATTAGACATCTTGAAGTCCATAAGATAGCTCCGTTTTACAAGTTTCACAAATAGCTTACAGGCAGTAAATCAAGGTCATGTTGCAATGCAGTCACATCAATTGCCTTCTCATATCTTGCTGAATCAAAGGGAGATCCAAAGAGAATGTTATCCCGTACCTGAAATGATAGACTATAAGTTCACATAATTGAAGGAAAACACAATCAACTAATTAACGAGtgaacttaaagtaattcaaatgATGTAGCCTAactgaataaaatataatacgCCTTGAATGCATTAATGTAATCAACACAGCTTCATTACAAGATTTTAGTTATTACCTCTAACTGCTATCATGACCAATTTACATATTCACACAGAGGACAAGCATACAATAATATACATGCACACAACATAAGCAAGCACAACTTACTGTAGCATTAAAAATCCAGGAAACTTGTGGAACATAAGCTACTGTTCCTCTAATAACAACACTGGCATCTGATGTTGCAGGAAGCTCCCCCAGCATTGCCGAAACAAGTGAGGTCTTACCCTCTCCAGTGCTGCCAACAACTGCAACTAGGCTACCAATTGGTACATCCAAATTGATATTTGACAATGTGTGTCTCTCTGCCtggaaacaaaaccaaaatcttaATGGTTACAAGTGCCAATAACTAGCGAACATGCACTATATCAAAGCCAGAACCATGTCCGCATAAAGAAGTGAGCTGGAAATAAATGTATTAACATTGTACTCCCAGTAACTATAGGATGAATTACAAAAATGAAACTATACTTGTGTTCAATTCTCCATACAATTAGATACTGCATGTATGTATAGCTAATGTTGATAACTAGTCATGTGTAATCATTTCTACATCTTAGGAACAAACAGTAGGCATGCAAGTCTAAAGGGGAACTTCATTTTTCCTAACGCATGCATATAGGACAGATAATTAGCATTTCATCCAACAGCAAGATGCAGTAGAAAGAGTAGCACTGAATTGTGAAACACCCAATCCAAGCTCAAATATGATTACTGAATTTGTATATTTACAGAAATGCATAGTTAAACCTAACAAGCAATCCTGCTAATCCATAAAAAGATGATATCATATATAAATGATTGATGCAATAAAATGCAATTGCATGTGCAAGCATAACTAGAGAAAACAGGAGTAAGCATGTAATGCATAAGCACTATAGTTGATGCATGAAACCTTTGAATCCCAAGAAAAGTATCCATTCTTGATGGAAACGGCTGGTAAGCAAGGATCAAGAAGAGGGTTCGGTAGAAGGATTCTCTCTTCAGCTAAAAATAGTTCCTCCAGACGCTTTAAGGACACATTTGCATTTACCACCTGTAAGATTAAAACCATTAGAAACCAAAAGAGCAAAACAAGGCGGGGGAATGTGGACCAAGCAGTTGGTTCAATTAAATGAACTCAGTATAGATCAATATCATGAATAACAATATCTGAGCTATCA
This is a stretch of genomic DNA from Populus alba chromosome 11, ASM523922v2, whole genome shotgun sequence. It encodes these proteins:
- the LOC118035360 gene encoding ABC transporter C family member 2 isoform X2, with product MGFEALDWYCKPVRDGVWTKAVENAFGAYTPCATDTLVVSLSYLVLMALCFYKIWLTKKDFKLQRFCLRSKWYAYLLALLALYSTAEPLYRLVMGISVLNLDGQTGLAPFEIVSLIIEALAWCSLLVMIVVEIKVYIREFRWFVRFGVIYTLVGDAVMLNLILTVKEFYNNAVLHLYISEVIVQTFVISRMQKLSKEGLQRTDKRIGLMNEILAAMDTVKCYAWESSFQAKVQGVRDDELSWFRKASLLGACNSFILNSIPVMVTVISFGMYTLLGGNLTPARAFTSLSLFAVLRFPLFMLPNMITQVVNANVSLKRLEELFLAEERILLPNPLLDPCLPAVSIKNGYFSWDSKAERHTLSNINLDVPIGSLVAVVGSTGEGKTSLVSAMLGELPATSDASVVIRGTVAYVPQVSWIFNATVRDNILFGSPFDSARYEKAIDVTALQHDLDLLPGGDLTEIGERGVNISGGQKQRVSMARAVYSNSDVYIFDDPLSALDAHVGRQVFDKCIKGELSRKTRILVTNQLHFLSQVDRIILVHEGTVKEEGTFEDLSNNGMLFQKLMENAGKMEEYEEQENNEIVDNKTSSNQVANGVMNNLPRNVSGTKKPKEGKSVLIKQEERETGVVNLKVLTRYKNALGGAWVVMVLFICYLMTEVLRVSSSTWLSNWTDQGTSKRHGPLYYNLIYSILSIGQVSVTLLNSYWLITSSLYAAKRLHDAMLNSILRAPMVFFHTNPLGRIINRFAKDLGDIDRNVAIFVNMFMGQISQLLSTFVLIGIVSTMSLWAIMPLLVLFYGAYLYYQSTAREVKRLDSITRSPVYAQFGEALNGLSTIRAYKAYDRMARINGKSMDNNVRYTLVNMGANRWLAIRLETLGGIMIWFTATFAVMQNGRADNQQAFASTMGLLLSYALNITSLLTAVLRLASLAENSLNSVERVGTYIELPSEAPLVIESNRPPPGWPSSGAIKFEDVVLRYRPELPPVLHGLSFTIFPSDKVGIVGRTGAGKSSMLNALFRIVELERGRILIDDCDIAKFGLMDLRKVLGIIPQSPVLFSGTVRFNLDPFSEHNDADLWEALERAHLKDVIRRNSLGLDSEVTEAGDNFSVGQRQLLSLARALLRRSKILVLDEATAAVDVRTDALIQKTIREEFRSCTMLIIAHRLNTIIDCDRVILLDSGRVLEYDTPEELLSKEDSAFSKMVQSTGAANAQYLRSLVMGGERESRLGREENKQLDGPRRWLASSRWAAAAQFALAVSLTSSQNDLQQLEIEDENSVLKKTKDAVVTLQRVLEGKHDKVIDESLNQYQISRDGWWSALYKMVEGLAMMSRLGRNRLHQSDYGLEDKTIDWNHVEM